From a region of the Sinorhizobium sp. B11 genome:
- the tsaD gene encoding tRNA (adenosine(37)-N6)-threonylcarbamoyltransferase complex transferase subunit TsaD: protein MAPFLRILGIETSCDETAAAVVERDAEGRSNVLSDVVLSQLDEHSAYGGVVPEIAARAHVEALDDLIDEALKRANVSLSDVDAIAATSGPGLIGGLLVGLMTGKAIAKAAGKPLYAVNHLEGHALTARLTDGLSFPYLMLLVSGGHTQLILVRGIGEYERWGTTIDDALGEAFDKTAKLLGLPYPGGPAVERTAQGGNADRFNFPRPLVGEARLDFSFSGLKTAVRQAATEIAPLTDQDVADICASFQKAISRTMKDRIGRGLQRFKAEFPDLPEKPALVVAGGVAANQEIRSTLQALCDKNGFRFIAPPLHLCTDNAVMIAWAGLERMAKGVVPDDLDVQPRSRWPLDSKAGTVLGSGKRGAKA, encoded by the coding sequence ATGGCTCCCTTTCTGCGCATCCTCGGCATCGAGACAAGCTGCGACGAGACCGCCGCTGCGGTCGTCGAGCGCGATGCCGAAGGCCGCTCCAATGTCCTGTCGGATGTCGTTCTTTCCCAGCTTGACGAGCATAGCGCCTATGGTGGCGTGGTGCCGGAGATTGCGGCCCGCGCCCATGTCGAGGCGCTGGACGACCTGATCGACGAAGCCCTGAAGCGCGCCAATGTGTCGCTCTCGGATGTCGACGCGATTGCCGCGACATCGGGGCCCGGCCTGATCGGGGGGCTGCTTGTCGGGCTGATGACCGGCAAGGCGATCGCCAAGGCGGCGGGCAAACCCCTTTATGCCGTCAACCACCTGGAAGGCCATGCGCTGACGGCGCGGCTGACGGATGGTCTTTCCTTTCCATATCTGATGCTGCTCGTTTCCGGCGGCCATACGCAGCTCATCCTCGTGCGGGGCATCGGCGAGTACGAGCGCTGGGGCACGACGATCGACGATGCGCTGGGCGAAGCTTTCGACAAGACGGCGAAATTGCTCGGCCTTCCCTATCCCGGCGGGCCGGCGGTGGAGAGGACGGCGCAGGGTGGCAATGCCGATCGCTTCAATTTCCCGCGGCCGCTCGTTGGCGAAGCGAGGCTCGATTTTTCCTTCTCGGGCCTGAAGACGGCCGTGCGCCAGGCGGCGACCGAGATCGCGCCACTGACGGACCAGGACGTCGCCGATATCTGCGCCTCCTTCCAGAAGGCGATTTCCCGCACGATGAAAGATCGCATCGGCCGCGGCCTGCAGCGATTCAAGGCGGAATTTCCGGACCTTCCCGAAAAGCCGGCGCTGGTGGTGGCCGGCGGCGTCGCAGCGAACCAGGAGATCCGCAGCACGCTTCAGGCGCTCTGCGACAAGAATGGCTTCCGTTTCATCGCGCCGCCTCTTCACCTCTGCACCGACAACGCCGTTATGATTGCCTGGGCCGGACTTGAGCGCATGGCGAAGGGCGTAGTGCCAGACGATCTCGATGTGCAGCCGCGCTCGCGGTGGCCGCTCGATTCCAAGGCCGGGACCGTGCTCGGATCCGGAAAGCGGGGAGCCAAGGCATGA
- the hemC gene encoding hydroxymethylbilane synthase, with protein sequence MQTKPFRIGTRGSPLALAQAHEARDRLMAAHNLPEEMFEIVVLTTKGDRITDRSLAEIGGKGLFTEELEQQLAAGDLDFAVHSSKDMPTNLPEGLYLSAYLPREDIRDAVVGRTAPKLIDLPHGATVGSSSLRRQALIRRMRPDINVITFRGLVDTRLRKLQEGQVDATLLALAGLKRLGKVEVITDILDPDSFPPAPAQGAICIESRIDDNRIDELLTPINDPPTFDTVSCERAFLAALDGSCRTPIGGYAVCEGDQIRFSGLIITPDGRHQHAITIDGNRRDAAALGTRAGQDVRARAGSSFFEDWS encoded by the coding sequence ATGCAAACAAAACCTTTCCGTATCGGCACGCGTGGCAGCCCGCTGGCGCTTGCACAGGCGCACGAAGCCCGCGATCGGCTGATGGCAGCCCACAATCTGCCGGAGGAAATGTTCGAAATCGTCGTTCTGACGACCAAGGGCGACCGTATCACCGACCGCTCGCTGGCCGAGATCGGCGGCAAAGGACTTTTCACGGAAGAGCTCGAGCAGCAGCTTGCGGCCGGCGATCTCGATTTTGCCGTGCATTCGAGCAAGGACATGCCGACCAACCTGCCAGAAGGTCTCTACCTCTCCGCCTATCTGCCGCGCGAAGACATTCGCGACGCGGTTGTCGGCCGCACCGCTCCGAAGCTGATCGACCTGCCCCATGGCGCAACCGTCGGCTCATCCTCGCTTCGCCGTCAGGCGCTCATTCGCCGCATGCGGCCGGATATCAACGTCATCACTTTCCGCGGCCTTGTGGACACGCGCCTGCGCAAGCTGCAGGAAGGTCAGGTCGACGCGACGCTTCTGGCGCTTGCGGGCCTCAAGCGTCTTGGCAAGGTCGAGGTGATCACCGATATCCTCGACCCCGATAGCTTCCCGCCGGCACCCGCACAGGGCGCGATCTGTATCGAGAGCCGTATCGACGACAACAGGATCGACGAACTGCTGACGCCGATCAACGATCCGCCGACCTTCGACACGGTCTCCTGCGAACGCGCATTCCTTGCCGCCCTCGATGGCTCCTGTCGCACGCCGATCGGCGGTTACGCCGTCTGCGAGGGTGATCAGATCCGCTTCTCGGGTCTCATCATTACCCCTGACGGCCGCCATCAGCATGCGATCACCATAGATGGCAATCGCCGCGATGCCGCTGCACTCGGCACCCGCGCCGGACAGGATGTCCGCGCAAGAGCAGGAAGCAGCTTCTTTGAGGACTGGAGCTAG